One genomic region from Torulaspora delbrueckii CBS 1146 chromosome 4, complete genome encodes:
- the AKL1 gene encoding serine/threonine protein kinase AKL1 (similar to Saccharomyces cerevisiae AKL1 (YBR059C); ancestral locus Anc_3.273): MSTTNLSSRTSNSVGNPTMERFLPGAVVAVGTHRVEVVNYLAEGGFAQIYVVKFLEYLNEFENKSKVPMKVGDVACLKRVLVQDENGLSEMRNEVEVMKQLMGAQNIVQYYDSNACRRHNGNAGFEVLLLMELCPNKSLLDYMNQRLATKLTEKEILKIMYDVSLAVSQMHYLKNPLIHRDIKIENVLVDAQNSFKLCDFGSTSQCFPVVTTHQEIAILTQNIYVHTTPQYRCPEMIDLYRCLPINEKSDIWALGIFLYKLLFFITPFEMTGQFAILHSKYEFPPNHYSSQLINLIIIMLAENPFVRPNIYQVLNHICTMIGVEVPIEDKYGCGAYNFDKYAEFQTKLQNAQYQMYMLQQKKLENRGILDPSDESLLNNLMITAFEVSGKIPMEANSRESTKSPEVQDLKLAKGASEATEDKPDQHPASSSDEMLVKRTSSSKTQEKSHVDVAESAYEIGSEKHDGTSEVINQVPSETDALSNKGEPEKQSSIIETAVPPADDLHMAAPNLEQRQKSSSSISSESKSYMSGPQGLSSEELTEHAIKAEIAPGTKQHKSNNPFPRMATDYPDAAHQENIFMDDSPRNALNNQQRLHFPPKDLQYKAERERIQLQQGPQFVSPPSQRQQIQQQYPYRNDLPQGIQQQQQYPTPFNQEIPNYVGPNMRYAYQGIPPNANVPYYPAQQVKQQQQPQPQPQKVMYPTPQQSVAVPLQVQAQAGSRIPQQASHPVSNRTQEDIPPPMPPRHEQLLKEGEKQKREEELLIAFSPPKQHGDQNVGDRPNPEILTSPSRRGNLDLSYNEMDFSQEDLMKDRQDPLDTGGMDSSIASSESIEMNLEDTKRGNRSLRINRSEFPRGYDSPIPRRHEAGNEKNSTDEREAESVKETSGRRSLDLKFHEVRFSSPDLNNQNVPVHSGHLKESSANKHKPTHSHKQRNTESTDAVSHVARRNHSTGSSSSASRKHSSNNINVVKTGSHARNDLERTKTSNGSSNTSVNNSSTNLSGMRRSFAKARQSLDLERVRREALNNSDSAISGKRRSLFSVFRGNSDKK; this comes from the coding sequence ATGTCTACTACCAATTTGTCAAGTAGGACTTCTAACTCGGTTGGGAACCCCACAATGGAGAGGTTCTTGCCGGGAGCGGTCGTTGCCGTGGGTACACACCGGGTTGAAGTCGTCAACTACCTAGCTGAGGGAGGATTTGCGCAAATCTATGTAGTCAAGTTTTTGGAATATCTGAATGAGTTCGAGAATAAGTCTAAAGTGCCGATGAAAGTGGGTGACGTTGCATGTTTGAAGAGAGTATTGGTGCAGGATGAGAATGGACTCAGTGAGATGAGAAATGAGGTCGAAGTGATGAAACAGTTGATGGGAGCCCAGAACATTGTGCAATACTACGACTCTAATGCTTGTCGTCGTCATAACGGGAATGCAGgctttgaagttcttttACTGATGGAATTGTGCCCGAATAAATCACTGCTAGACTACATGAATCAGAGGTTAGCAACGAAACTTacagagaaagagataCTTAAGATAATGTATGATGTTTCGCTAGCGGTATCGCAAATGCATTACTTGAAGAATCCTTTAATTCATCGTGATATCAAGATTGAGAATGTCCTAGTCGATGCACAAAACAGTTTCAAGCTTTGCGATTTTGGATCCACTTCCCAGTGCTTCCCAGTGGTAACTACTCATCAGGAGATCGCTATCTTAACACAAAACATTTACGTGCATACTACACCTCAGTATAGGTGTCCCGAGATGATTGATCTTTACCGCTGCCTTCCAATTAACGAGAAATCTGATATTTGGGCACTTGGAATCTTCTTATACAAACTACTGTTTTTCATTACGCCATTCGAGATGACAGGTCAATTCGCAATACTTCACTCGAAATATGAATTCCCTCCAAACCACTACTCTTCTCAACTGATAAACCTGATCATCATCATGTTGGCAGAAAATCCTTTCGTGAGACCCAATATTTACCAAGTGTTGAACCACATTTGCACCATGATAGGAGTCGAAGTGCCTATTGAGGATAAGTATGGCTGTGGTGCTTACAACTTTGATAAATATGCCGAGTTTCAAACCAAGTTACAAAACGCACAATATCAAATGTATATGCTTCAACAAAAGAAGTTGGAAAACAGAGGCATACTTGACCCTTCAGATGAGAGTTTGCTGAATAATCTGATGATTACCGCTTTTGAAGTCTCCGGTAAAATACCGATGGAGGCTAATTCACGTGAATCCACGAAATCGCCCGAAGTTCAAGATCTAAAACTGGCAAAGGGTGCTTCTGAAGCTACTGAGGATAAGCCTGATCAGCATCCTGCCTCTTCCTCTGATGAAATGCTAGTAAAACgaacttcatcatctaaAACACAAGAGAAATCCCATGTCGATGTAGCAGAGAGCGCTTATGAGATAGGTTCAGAGAAACATGATGGTACAAGTGAGGTCATCAATCAAGTACCTTCTGAAACTGATGCACTAAGTAACAAAGGGGAACCTGAGAAACAGAGCTCTATAATCGAAACCGCTGTTCCTCCAGCAGACGATTTGCATATGGCTGCTCCTAATTTGGAGCAAAGACAAAAGAgctcaagttcaatttcttctgaaaGCAAATCTTATATGAGTGGGCCACAAGGGCTGAGTTCAGAGGAGTTGACGGAGCATGCTATCAAAGCAGAGATTGCTCCAGGCACTAAACAGCATAAATCAAACAATCCATTCCCAAGGATGGCTACTGACTATCCTGATGCCGCACATCAGGAGAATATATTCATGGATGATAGCCCAAGAAATGCATTAAATAACCAACAGCGGTTACATTTCCCCCCAAAAGACCTGCAATACAAGGCGGAGAGGGAACGAATTCAATTGCAGCAGGGCCCACAGTTCGTTTCCCCCCCTTCCCAGAGGCAGCAAATACAGCAGCAGTATCCATATCGAAACGACTTACCACAGGGCattcaacagcagcaacagtATCCCACTCCGTTCAACCAAGAGATCCCAAATTATGTAGGCCCAAACATGAGATATGCATATCAAGGCATTCCGCCGAATGCAAATGTTCCATATTATCCAGCGCAACAGGTGaagcaacagcagcagccaCAGCCCCAGCCCCAGAAAGTAATGTATCCAACACCACAACAGTCGGTTGCAGTACCACTACAAGTCCAAGCCCAAGCAGGATCCCGGATTCCACAGCAGGCCTCACACCCTGTATCAAACCGTACGCAGGAGGATATACCTCCTCCCATGCCCCCTCGTCATGAACAACTACTTAAAGAGGGTGAGAAGcaaaagagagaagaagagcttttgatAGCCTTCTCACCACCAAAACAACATGGTGATCAAAATGTTGGAGATAGACCAAACCCTGAAATATTGACCTCTCCTAGCAGACGTGGCAACCTGGATCTCAGTTACAACGAGATGGATTTCAGCCAGGAAGATCTTATGAAGGATCGTCAGGATCCACTCGACACGGGCGGCATGGACAGCAGTATAGCTTCAAGTGAGAGCATTGAAATGAATTTAGAGGATACAAAGAGGGGAAACAGATCTCTTCGAATCAACAGAAGCGAATTTCCAAGAGGCTACGATTCACCCATACCAAGAAGACACGAAGCCGGAAACGAGAAGAATTCCACCGATGAACGAGAAGCAGAGAGTGTGAAAGAAACATCTGGACGCCGATCTCTAGACCTTAAATTCCACGAAGTGCGGTTCTCGTCTCCTGATTTGAATAATCAAAACGTCCCAGTTCATTCTGGACACCTGAAGGAGTCCAGTGCAAATAAGCATAAACCGACTCACTCACATAAGCAAAGGAATACCGAATCTACAGACGCAGTTTCTCATGTAGCGAGGCGTAACCACTCCACTGGAAGTAGCAGCAGTGCCAGTCGCAAGCATAGTTCGAACAACATCAATGTAGTCAAGACAGGTTCCCATGCTAGGaacgatttggaaagaacCAAGACTTCAAACGGATCAAGCAACACCAGTGTGAACAATAGCTCCACAAATCTCAGTGGAATGAGAAGGTCATTCGCCAAGGCGCGTCAATCATTGGATCTGGAACGCGTTCGTCGTGAAGCGCTGAACAACAGTGACTCAGCGATCAGTGGTAAGAGGCGTTCACTCTTTTCGGTATTTAGAGGAAACAGTGACAAGAAGTGA
- the TSC3 gene encoding Tsc3p (similar to Saccharomyces cerevisiae TSC3 (YBR058C-A); ancestral locus Anc_3.272), with the protein MLKDDKESIFSTVTARDAVNIDDLGKVSDEHLVAKVRPSMKYVETVREHKIRESPGMSTIDKLGDMIGDFVESLYWMYYIHLPYYLMTSFDSFCLHAFFLTIFSLGFFGIIKYLLL; encoded by the coding sequence ATGCTGAAAGATGATAAGGAGTCGATATTTTCGACGGTAACAGCTCGCGATGCGGTAAATATAGATGACCTGGGGAAGGTCAGTGATGAACATCTAGTGGCCAAAGTTCGACCCTCTATGAAGTACGTGGAGACGGTAAGAGAACACAAGATCCGTGAGAGCCCTGGGATGAGTACAATAGACAAGTTGGGCGATATGATTGGAGATTTCGTGGAAAGCCTATACTGGATGTACTATATTCATCTACCATACTATCTGATGACTTCGTTCGACTCCTTCTGCCTGCATGCATTTTTCCTAACGATATTCAGTCTaggtttctttggaatAATCAAGTATCTCTTACTATGA
- the EHD3 gene encoding mitochondrial 37S ribosomal protein mS47 (similar to Saccharomyces cerevisiae EHD3 (YDR036C); ancestral locus Anc_3.271), whose amino-acid sequence MLRNLGKNTLTIKRTLMASSVSLSKPVLYNVQDTARVITLNRSKKLNALNGEMCESMFATLNEYAKSDCANLIMVKSANQPRSFCAGGDVSFVAESNSNGRAEESAQLFTAEYSLNFQMATYQKPIVTFMDGITMGGGVGLSIHTPFRIATENTKWAMPEMDIGLFPDVGTTFAMPRVITLANANGQMALYLALTGDVISGEDAYILGLASHYVKHDSLADLETRLAEIKTLKDGSASDESFFTMVDNAIEEFASQLPKDHSFKFSNEKLNVIESCFDISKITSVKQVLQKLDEIIINNSDASQESKQFASEIKGKLSTKSPTSMQVALRLLQDNSKDNIESALRRDLYTATNFCMAVKNPESGVEFSEATIHKLIEKQKAPYAWKTKLDDLSPSQITSLVSPKPSMPVSLWRNYANVTWKQYPHHLKYQLPTETAIMKYITGQDGRNNSLSISKDEVISHFTNFNQTTRGKIGVDKLCRMVIQRKCTVDDANALKWKN is encoded by the coding sequence atgtTACGAAATTTGGGAAAAAACACTTTAACGATCAAACGTACTCTCATGGCATCCAGCGTGAGTTTAAGCAAGCCAGTTCTGTACAATGTGCAGGATACGGCACGTGTTATAACCTTGAACAGGTCCAAGAAGCTGAATGCTCTTAATGGGGAGATGTGTGAGTCCATGTTTGCGACTCTGAACGAGTACGCCAAGAGCGATTGTGCCAATTTGATTATGGTAAAATCTGCGAATCAGCCAAGATCTTTCTGCGCAGGTGGTGATGTTTCCTTCGTGGCCGAAAGCAATTCCAATGGTCGGGCTGAAGAGTCTGCTCAGCTTTTCACAGCAGAGTATTCGTTGAACTTTCAAATGGCCACTTATCAGAAGCCAATCGTCACTTTTATGGACGGTATTACAATGGGTGGAGGTGTTGGTTTATCGATTCATACGCCTTTTAGGATTGCTACAGAAAATACCAAATGGGCTATGCCTGAGATGGATATAGGTTTGTTCCCCGATGTGGGTACAACGTTTGCCATGCCAAGAGTTATCACGCTAGCTAACGCCAACGGACAAATGGCTTTGTATTTGGCCTTAACTGGTGATGTGATTAGCGGCGAGGATGCCTATATTTTGGGATTGGCCTCCCATTATGTCAAGCACGATAGTTTGGCTGATTTGGAAACAAGGTTGGCGGAAATAAAGACACTCAAGGATGGAAGCGCATCCGATGAATCTTTTTTCACAATGGTTGATaatgccattgaagaatttgctAGTCAGTTACCCAAGGATCATAGTTTTAAGTTCTCTAATGAGAAACTGAATGTGATCGAATCCTGCTTCGATATCAGCAAGATCACTTCTGTCAAACAAGTCTTACAAAAATTGGATGAGATTATCATTAACAATTCAGATGCAAGCCAGGAATCAAAGCAGTTTGCTAGTGAAATCAAGGGAAAGCTTTCGACCAAATCACCAACTTCTATGCAAGTGGCTCTAAGGCTACTGCAAGACAATTCTAAGGACAACATCGAATCTGCATTGAGGAGGGACCTTTACACCGCTACAAATTTTTGTATGGCAGTGAAGAATCCTGAATCCGGTGTTGAGTTTTCAGAAGCTACGATTCACAAACTGATTGAAAAGCAAAAGGCACCATACGCATGGAAAACCAAGCTCGACGATCTTTCTCCATCTCAAATTACATCTCTAGTATCCCCAAAGCCTTCCATGCCCGTTTCGCTGTGGAGAAACTACGCAAATGTCACCTGGAAACAGTATCCACATCATTTGAAATACCAGTTACCGACAGAGACCGCTATTATGAAATATATCACAGGTCAGGATGGCCGCAATAACTCGCTCTCTATCTCAAAGGACGAAGTCATCTCACATTTTACAAACTTTAATCAAACGACAAGAGGTAAAATAGGTGTCGACAAGCTTTGTAGAATGGTCATCCAAAGAAAATGCACGGTCGATGATGCAAACGCTTTaaagtggaagaattga